The candidate division WOR-3 bacterium nucleotide sequence AGGGTACCGTCAGATTTATACGCACCATCAACAGTGTAAATTATTCCTTTATCGTCAATCGCAAGGTCGTACGCCTGCTGGAGGAGTCCTGCACTCTCTTTTTTCCATCTCAATTCGCCACCAGGACCCACAGCGCATAACCATCCTTCCGTTGAACTTGTGGCAACACCTACATATATGGTTCCATCGGTCCCGATGACCGGCGTTCCAATACTAACACAATCGCTATCAATAAGGGTGCACATCCATTGGAAATTTCCGTCTTTATCATAGGCAAGAAGGTTACCGGCATCATTATTGCCGGTTCCGAAGACATAGACTGTGTTATCTCCTCCTATTGCCAAACGGTCGGCAGTATAGATAGCAGGTGACATATCCACTAACCATTTGAGACTTCCCTCTTGGTTTAACGCTACCAAATCACAGTCTGCCCCAATATAAATCGTGCCATCTTTACCTACCACAGGAAAGGTAATACAAGATCCGCCGCCAACATACGCCGCCCACTCCGTACTCCCTAAGGGAGATATAGCTAATAATGATTCAGGGGCATAAACATAGATTATACCGGTAGCGCTCAATGCCGGTGTGCCATAAATAGTGGGAAAGGAAGTTCCGATCGCCTTTTTCCATTTTAAATTCCCATTGTTACCTAATGAATATAGATTTCCATCCACGGCAAAAAGATAGATAGTTCCATCCGGGGCAATCACCGGTGAAACAAATATATTTGAGGGATGGTACCAGATTGTATCAGGAATACCATAACGCCATTTTACACTGCCATCCGGATTTAATGCATAAAGTG carries:
- a CDS encoding PQQ-binding-like beta-propeller repeat protein yields the protein MNKYTKTIIYFIWVLCLTFVTCKKDEGTGSREIKWQFTGVSFLNSPALGSDGTIYAFGDNDTLYALNPDGSVKWRYGIPDTIWYHPSNIFVSPVIAPDGTIYLFAVDGNLYSLGNNGNLKWKKAIGTSFPTIYGTPALSATGIIYVYAPESLLAISPLGSTEWAAYVGGGSCITFPVVGKDGTIYIGADCDLVALNQEGSLKWLVDMSPAIYTADRLAIGGDNTVYVFGTGNNDAGNLLAYDKDGNFQWMCTLIDSDCVSIGTPVIGTDGTIYVGVATSSTEGWLCAVGPGGELRWKKESAGLLQQAYDLAIDDKGIIYTVDGAYKSDGTLDWRYPVSPVPIIATGSPAIGSDGTIYLCSTTGLFALKGTSSGLANSPWPRSRHDRRNSGNASVSD